A genomic stretch from Rhineura floridana isolate rRhiFlo1 chromosome 18, rRhiFlo1.hap2, whole genome shotgun sequence includes:
- the MED16 gene encoding mediator of RNA polymerase II transcription subunit 16: MDLAYVCEWEKRPKSHHCPSILLVCAWSCRNLIAFTTDLKNEEEKDLTHMIHILDTEHPWDVYSVNSGHIEIITCLEWDQSGSRLLSADADGHIKCWTMMDHLANSWESTVGSVVEGDPVVALSWLHNGVKLALHVEKSGASNFGEKFSRVKFSPSLTLFGGKPMEGWIAVTISGLVTVSLLKPNGQVLTSTESLCRLRCRVALADIAFTGGGNIVVATSDGSSASPVQFYKVCVSVVNEKCKIDTEILPSLFMRCTTDPARKDKYPAITHLKFLTRDMSEQMLLCASNQNNSIVECWSLRKEGLPVNNIFQQISPTVGDKPPMILKWRILSATNDLDRVSAVALPKLPISLTSTDLKVANDTKFYPGLGLALAFHDGSVHIIHRVSLQTMAVFYGATSQRPVDEQAIKRQRAASPLVHFKAMQMSWTSLALVGIDSHGKLCMLRISPSMGHMLDLNISLRHLLFLLEYCMVTGYDWWDILLHVQPGMVQNLVEKLHEEYMRQNAALQQVLSTRIISMKASLCKLSSATVARVCDYHAKLFLIAISCTLKSLLRPPVLNTPDKSPGDRLTEICSKITDIDIDKVMINLKTEEFVLEMTTLQSLQQLIQWVGDFVLYLLASLPNQGSGPVRPGHSFLRDGASLGMLRELMVVIRIWGLLKPSCLPIYTATSDTQDSMSLLFRLLTKLWLCCRDEGHPSEPDDTLIDECCLLPSQLLIPNIDWLPVNDAIINKLQNKQPVRMQFGKPPALVGHTTALQFDAGVRAPGRPKIDHLRRLHLGAYPTEECKSCTRCGCVTMLRSPNKTTAVRQWEQRWIKNCLCGGLWRKMPLGYS; the protein is encoded by the exons ATGGATCTGGCCTACGTCTGCGAATGGGAGAAGCGTCCCAAGAGCCATCACTGCCCATCCATCCTGTTGGTCTGCGCCTGGTCCTGCCGCAACCTGATTGCTTTCACCACAGACCTCAAAAACGAGGAAGAGAAAG ATCTCACCCACATGATCCACATCCTCGACACCGAACACCCGTGGGATGTCTACTCCGTCAATTCCGGACACATCGAAATCATCACGTGCTTGGAGTGGGACCAGTCAG GCTCCAGGCTCCTGTCTGCCGACGCGGACGGGCACATCAAGTGCTGGACCATGATGGACCACCTGGCGAACAGCTGGGAGAGCACCGTGGGCAGCGTTGTGGAGGGGGACCCCGTCGTGGCGCTCTCGTGGTTGCATAACGGGGTGAAACTGGCTCTGCACGTGGAGAAG TCGGGAGCTTCGAACTTTGGGGAGAAGTTCTCCCGGGTCAAGTTCTCCCCATCGCTCACCCTCTTTGGTGGGAAACCAATGGAAGGCTGGATTGCAGTCACCATCAGTGGCCTGGTCACAGTCTCGCTGCTGAAACCCAACGGGCAGGTGCTGACCTCCACGGAGAGCCTGTGCCGCCTGCGGTGCCGGGTGGCCCTGGCCGACATCGCCTTCACGGGCGGGGGCAACATTGTGGTGGCCACCTCTGATGGTAGCAGCGCTTCCCCCGTCCAGTTCTACAAGGTCTGCGTCAGTGTGGTGAACGAGAAGTGTAAGATCGACACGGAGATCCTCCCCTCGCTTTTCATGCGCTGCACCACGGATCCGGCCCGGAAGGACAAGTACCCAGCCATCACTCACCTGAAATTCCTTACCCGGGATATGTCTGAGCAG ATGCTTCTGTGTGCTTCCAATCAAAACAACAGCATTGTGGAGTGCTGGTCTCTCCGGAAAGAAGGGCTGCCGGTCAACAACATCTTCCAGCAGATCTCCCCAACAG TTGGCGACAAGCCGCCGATGATCCTGAAGTGGCGGATCCTTTCAGCCACCAACGATTTGGACCGGGTTTCGGCCGTGGCACTCCCCAAGCTGCCCATCTCCTTGACCAGCACGGATTTGAAAGTGGCCAATGACACCAAATTCTACCCTGGGTTAG GCCTGGCCCTCGCCTTTCACGACGGCAGCGTCCACATCATCCACCGTGTCTCGCTGCAGACCATGGCAGTCTTCTACGGCGCCACCTCCCAGCGGCCGGTGGACGAGCAGGCCATCAAGAGGCAGCGGGCGGCCAGCCCCCTGGTCCACTTCAAAGCCATGCAGATGTCCTGGACATCGCTGGCCTTAGTTGGCATCGACAGCCACGGGAAG CTGTGCATGCTACGCATCTCTCCGTCCATGGGGCACATGCTGGACCTGAACATCTCTCTGCGCCACTTGCTCTTCCTCCTGGAATACTGCATGGTGACCGGCTATGACTGGTGGGACATCCTGCTTCACGTCCAGCCTGGCATGGTGCAAAACCTGGTGGAGAAACTCCATGAGGAATACATGCGGCAGAACGCGGCTCTACAGCAG GTCCTCTCTACGCGCATCATTTCCATGAAAGCTTCGCTGTGCAAGCTCTCCTCTGCTACGGTGGCACGGGTGTGCGATTACCATGCCAAGCTTTTCTTGATCGCCATCAGCTGCACCCTGAAATCGCTCCTCCGCCCCCCTGTCCTGAACACGCCAGACAAGAGCCCTGGGGACCGGCTTACTGAGATCTGCTCCAAGATCACAGACATAG ATATTGACAAGGTGATGATTAACCTGAAGACGGAAGAGTTTGTCCTGGAGATGACCACCTTGCAGTCGCTCCAGCAGCTGATCCAGTGGGTGGGCGACTTCGTCCTCTACCTGCTCGCCAGCCTCCCCAACCAG GGTTCTGGTCCGGTTCGTCCAGGTCACAGCTTCCTGCGGGACGGCGCCTCTCTGGGCATGCTCCGCGAACTGATGGTCGTGATCCGCATCTGGGGCCTCTTGAAGCCAAGCTGCCTCCCTATTTATACGGCAACTTCTGACACTCAGGACAGCATGTCCCTCCTTTTCCGCCTCCTCACCAAACTTTGGCTGTGCT GTCGTGACGAGGGCCACCCCAGCGAGCCGGATGACACCTTGATCGACGAGTGTTGTCTGCTGCCCAGCCAGCTCCTCATCCCCAACATCGACTGGCTCCCTGTCAACGACGCCATCATCAACAAGCTGCAGAACAAGCAGCCCGTCAGGATGCAGTTTGGGAAGCCACCGGCGCTGGTGGGTCACACTACCGCCCTCCAGTTCGATGCAGGTGTCAG GGCACCCGGACGGCCAAAGATCGACCACCTGCGGCGGCTTCATCTCGGGGCATATCCCACGGAGGAGTGCAAATCCTGCACCAG GTGCGGCTGCGTCACGATGCTCCGCTCCCCCAACAAGACCACCGCCGTGAGGCAGTGGGAGCAGCGGTGGATCAAGAACTGCCTCTGTGGGGGCCTTTGGAGGAAGATGCCTCTCGGCTACTCGTGA